One genomic segment of Vulpes vulpes isolate BD-2025 chromosome 2, VulVul3, whole genome shotgun sequence includes these proteins:
- the LOC140596194 gene encoding putative large ribosomal subunit protein eL32': MAILRPLVKPTIVKKRTKKFIQHQSDVKMKHKWWKPRGTSCRVHRRFKGQILMPNSGYVSNKKAKCMLSSGFQKCLVHEVKEPKVLLTMSLSSKNCKAIVGGTA; the protein is encoded by the coding sequence ATGGCCATCCTCAGACCTCTGGTGAAGCCCACGATTGTTAAAAAGAGGACCAAAAAGTTCATCCAGCACCAGTCAGATGTCAAAATGAAGCACAAGTGGTGGAAACCCAGAGGTACTAGCTGTAGGGTGCACAGAAGATTCAAGGGCCAGATCTTGATGCCCAACAGTGGTTACGTGAGCAACAAGAAAGCAAAGTGCATGCTGTCCAGTGGCTTCCAGAAGTGCCTAGTCCATGAGGTCAAGGAGCCTAAAGTGCTGCTCACAATGTCTCTCTCCTCCAAGAACTGCAAAGCCATTGTGGGAGGAACAGCCTAG